From Etheostoma spectabile isolate EspeVRDwgs_2016 chromosome 19, UIUC_Espe_1.0, whole genome shotgun sequence, the proteins below share one genomic window:
- the LOC116706906 gene encoding TRAF-interacting protein with FHA domain-containing protein A translates to MMNVSQTMETEEDLLTRLHIKLYHPQQSCKGFFGLLPLGNNSKHSADEPLRLGRDPQACTFSLLDSRVSRKQLALHAYRTAQSPDLLFTVQNLSQRGRLSVNSSALGYLERMDLPDKALIQFGEYEILICRESGEAKGSFEVDFEVLAVPPSRETCMWVPSMTPVMETGSSGMNSPSLPGDLRVGLLGPLETDETLMYNS, encoded by the coding sequence atgatgAATGTGTCCCAGACAatggagacagaggaggaccTCCTGACTCGTCTCCACATCAAACTGTACCACCCTCAGCAGAGCTGTAAGGGCTTTTTCGGGCTGCTTCCTCTGGGGAACAACAGCAAACACTCCGCGGACGAGCCTCTCAGGCTGGGACGCGACCCCCAGGCCTGCACCTTCTCCCTGCTCGACAGCCGGGTGTCCCGCAAGCAGCTGGCCCTCCACGCCTACCGCACAGCCCAGAGCCCGGACCTGCTGTTCACCGTCCAGAACCTGAGCCAGAGGGGACGGCTGTCAGTGAACAGCTCGGCGCTGGGCTACCTGGAAAGGATGGATCTCCCGGACAAGGCCCTGATCCAGTTCGGAGAGTATGAGATCCTGATCTGCCGTGAGTCTGGCGAGGCCAAGGGGAGCTTCGAGGTGGACTTCGAGGTGCTGGCAGTGCCTCCGTCCAGAGAGACATGCATGTGGGTGCCTAGTATGACCCCTGTCATGGAAACAGGCTCAAGTGGGATGAACAGTCCTAGTCTTCCAGGTGATCTCAGAGTAGGCCTCCTTGGCCCCCTTGAGACCGATGAGACTCTCATGTATAATTCCTGA
- the LOC116706904 gene encoding RNA-binding protein 4B: MVKIFVGNLPREADQEEIKALFTEYGTVTECAIIKNYAFVHMDDRKDATKAIKNLHLYKLHGTPINVEASHGKNQGAVKLHVANVEKGADDELRALFEEYGSVTECAVVKNFAFVHMSNSEEAMDAIKGLDNSEFQGKRIHVQISKSRPRHDERDDYPPPPPDRGGYWPPRYPGERHDLPPPPSYMRGRLSHLPPGYPAPPLPPPPPRRSVYPERPYEGERERYGVVDYYEKYRARPYGMAYEDQRAGAPPPPPPPSAVVRDRLMTSSLDPYERRPLPPPPSSYYARDRSPLRRAPSAPMPPASNGYSYERSRLSPVSRVPAYGVPRARDPYAERLPPPPPARYAY, translated from the exons ATGGTGAAGATATTTGTGGGAAATCTGCCTCGAGAAGCAGACCAGGAGGAAATCAAGGCACTCTTTACTGAGTACGGCACTGTCACAGAATGTGCCATCATCAAGAACTACGCCTTTGTCCACATGGATGACCGCAAAGATGCCACCAAAGCCATTAAGAATCTGCACCTCTACAAGCTTCACGGCACTCCAATCAACGTGGAGGCCAGCCACGGGAAGAACCAGGGCGCAGTCAAACTGCATGTAGCTAATGTAGAAAAGGGAGCTGATGACGAGCTCCGAGCTCTTTTTGAAGAGTATGGCTCAGTCACAGAGTGTGCTGTCGTCAAGAATTTTGCTTTTGTACACATGTCTAACTCTGAAGAGGCCATGGATGCCATTAAAGGACTGGACAACTCTGAATTTCAAG GCAAACGCATCCATGTTCAGATTTCTAAGAGCCGTCCCAGACATGACGAACGGGATGActacccccctcctcccccagaCAGGGGTGGCTATTGGCCCCCTCGTTACCCGGGAGAGAGGCACGACCTCCCCCCTCCACCCAGCTACATGAGAGGCCGCCTCAGCCATTTACCCCCAGGTTACCCTGCTCCTCCGCtgccaccccctcccccccgacGATCCGTTTATCCTGAACGACCCTATGAGGGTGAAAGGGAGAGATACGGCGTGGTAGATTACTATGAGAAGTACAGAGCCCGTCCGTATGGCATGGCCTATGAGGATCAACGTGCTGgcgcccctcctcctccccctcccccctcagcCGTCGTCCGAGACCGTCTTATGACCTCGTCGCTTGATCCCTATGAGCGTCGTCCTCTCCCACCTCCTCCGTCCTCGTACTACGCCCGAGATCGCAGTCCCCTCCGGAGAGCGCCTAGCGCGCCTATGCCCCCTGCCAGTAATGGCTACTCCTACGAGCGCTCTCGACTCTCCCCGGTTTCCCGGGTCCCGGCATACGGAGTTCCACGCGCCAGGGACCCCTACGCAGAACGGCTGCCTCCGCCACCGCCTGCACGCTACGCTTATTAA